A genomic stretch from Spongiibacter nanhainus includes:
- the infA gene encoding translation initiation factor IF-1 yields the protein MAKEDQIEMEGEVIDTLPNTTFRVRLENGHVVTAHISGKMRKHYIRILTGDKVKVELTPYDLTKGRITFRGR from the coding sequence ATGGCGAAAGAAGACCAGATTGAAATGGAAGGCGAGGTGATCGACACCCTGCCCAACACCACGTTTCGTGTTCGACTGGAAAATGGCCACGTGGTAACGGCCCATATCTCGGGCAAAATGCGCAAACACTACATCCGCATTCTCACCGGCGACAAGGTCAAAGTCGAACTGACCCCTTACGACCTCACCAAAGGTCGCATTACCTTCCGGGGCCGTTAA
- the hflD gene encoding high frequency lysogenization protein HflD produces the protein MNQPHTDVLRDQTLGLAAVVQSVLLVDQIARTGQAEPEALEASLNSLFSFSADSTEAALGDLRDFSLGIRGLRDLLSGNDYGERRNVMRYCLGVLHLQRRLSRDSEGMTLLRNRLEHAEKQREFVSNISGMSDTLASIYQDTLSQYRYRIQVNGSAQQLQNPNNAARIRSLLLAGVRGAFLWRQAGGSRWRLIFHRNRYFECAKSLLMAPE, from the coding sequence GTGAATCAGCCCCACACCGATGTCCTGCGGGATCAAACACTAGGTTTAGCTGCCGTTGTCCAAAGCGTGCTGTTGGTGGACCAAATCGCCCGCACCGGGCAGGCCGAGCCAGAGGCCCTGGAGGCCAGCTTGAATAGCCTATTCAGCTTTTCCGCCGACAGCACCGAGGCGGCGCTGGGGGACTTACGGGATTTTAGCTTGGGCATTCGCGGCCTGCGGGACTTGCTTAGCGGCAACGACTACGGCGAACGCCGCAATGTGATGCGCTACTGCCTGGGCGTGCTGCATTTGCAACGACGCCTAAGTCGGGACAGCGAGGGCATGACGCTGCTCCGAAATCGCTTGGAGCACGCGGAAAAACAGCGGGAATTCGTCAGCAATATCAGTGGCATGAGCGATACCCTTGCATCAATTTATCAAGATACCCTGTCGCAGTATCGCTACCGTATCCAGGTCAACGGCAGCGCCCAACAGCTACAAAACCCCAACAATGCCGCCCGCATCCGCAGCCTGCTGCTGGCCGGTGTTCGCGGGGCATTTTTGTGGCGCCAGGCCGGCGGCAGCCGCTGGCGCTTAATCTTTCATCGCAATCGCTACTTTGAGTGCGCAAAATCGCTGTTGATGGCGCCCGAGTAA
- a CDS encoding arginyltransferase, whose amino-acid sequence MANDQRIKLYATSPHPCSYFDDRDAKTLFIDPELEINPRLYTHLSQRGFRRSGPHLYKPYCEDCKQCVASRIPVELFAPSRNQRKVINRNCDLRVVCKPEMDEAAYPLYERYINTRHQDGDMYPASREQFDSFLVDSMPCTEYAHFYDEDGSLVAVAVMDALDDGLSAIYTFFDPDLTRRSLGKFAILWQIHAAAERLLPYLYLGYWIKNCDKMRYKTDYRPIELLAEKRWVRIN is encoded by the coding sequence GTGGCTAACGATCAACGCATCAAACTCTACGCAACTTCCCCTCACCCCTGCAGTTACTTTGACGACCGGGATGCGAAAACCCTGTTTATTGATCCCGAATTGGAAATCAATCCTCGCCTCTACACCCACCTTTCTCAGCGTGGATTCCGGCGCAGCGGTCCCCACCTGTACAAGCCCTACTGTGAAGACTGTAAGCAGTGCGTCGCCAGCCGTATCCCGGTGGAGCTGTTCGCCCCCTCCCGCAACCAGCGCAAAGTGATTAACCGCAACTGTGATTTACGGGTGGTTTGCAAGCCGGAGATGGATGAGGCGGCCTATCCCCTTTACGAACGCTATATCAATACGCGCCACCAGGATGGCGACATGTATCCGGCGTCCCGAGAGCAGTTCGACAGTTTTTTGGTGGATTCCATGCCCTGCACCGAGTATGCCCACTTCTACGACGAGGATGGCTCGTTGGTGGCAGTGGCGGTGATGGATGCGCTGGATGACGGCCTGTCCGCCATCTATACGTTTTTTGACCCGGACCTCACCCGCCGCAGTCTGGGTAAATTTGCCATTCTCTGGCAAATACACGCCGCGGCAGAACGGCTGTTGCCCTATTTGTATCTGGGTTACTGGATAAAAAACTGCGACAAAATGCGCTACAAAACGGATTATCGGCCGATAGAGCTGCTGGCGGAAAAACGCTGGGTTCGCATCAACTAA
- a CDS encoding NUDIX hydrolase, with the protein MDWVPHVTVATIVENAGKFLFVEETREGRKVINQPAGHLEQGESLIEAALRETLEETQWQVEIQGVVSIGLYTAGSNGVTYHRTTFFARPVAFRPESPLDPDIDRALWLDRDELLAQRAELRSPMVLDCLDRYLDGHRYPLSMVDGAGGRGP; encoded by the coding sequence ATGGATTGGGTACCCCACGTCACCGTTGCCACTATCGTGGAAAACGCAGGCAAGTTCCTCTTTGTTGAGGAAACCCGCGAAGGTAGGAAAGTCATCAATCAACCCGCTGGTCATCTTGAACAGGGCGAATCCCTCATCGAAGCCGCACTGCGGGAGACCCTGGAAGAGACTCAGTGGCAGGTAGAGATTCAAGGTGTGGTGAGCATTGGCCTTTACACCGCCGGCAGCAACGGCGTGACTTATCATCGCACCACCTTCTTTGCCCGGCCTGTGGCCTTTCGCCCCGAATCACCTTTGGATCCGGATATCGATCGGGCGCTATGGCTGGACCGGGACGAACTGCTGGCACAGCGCGCCGAGCTGCGCAGCCCCATGGTCCTGGACTGTCTGGATCGCTACCTCGATGGCCACCGCTATCCCCTGTCGATGGTGGACGGGGCTGGAGGACGAGGGCCCTAG
- the purB gene encoding adenylosuccinate lyase produces the protein MDLSALTAISPVDGRYGSKTASLRPVFSEFGLIKSRLIVEVRWLQALAANSAIAEVPALSAEATAKLDALIAGFSESQGQRVKDIEATTNHDVKAIEYFIKESISDHSELATVSEFVHFACTSEDINNLSHALMLREGRAELLRHCDEIIDKLASQAREFAEVPMLSRTHGQTASPTTMGKELANVVARLRRQRQSIADVALLGKINGAVGNYNAHLSAYPEVDWEQHAQQFVTSLGLEWNPYTTQIEPHDYIAELFDGVARFNTILIDLDRDIWAYISLGYFKQKTVAGEVGSSTMPHKVNPIDFENSEGNLGIANAVLNHLAAKLPISRWQRDLTDSTVLRNMGVGFAYSLIAYQATMKGLGKLEINPARIAEDLDASWEVLAEPIQTVMRRYGVESPYEKLKALTRGQSINQQTLATFIDSLEIPEAAKAELRALTPASYIGNAAAQAKRI, from the coding sequence ATGGATTTATCCGCCCTTACCGCTATTTCGCCGGTAGATGGCCGCTACGGCTCGAAAACCGCTTCCCTTCGCCCTGTGTTCAGTGAGTTTGGCCTGATCAAAAGCCGACTCATTGTAGAAGTGCGCTGGCTACAGGCGCTGGCGGCCAATAGTGCCATTGCGGAAGTCCCGGCACTGTCAGCGGAGGCGACCGCCAAGCTGGATGCGCTGATCGCCGGCTTCAGCGAAAGCCAGGGCCAGCGGGTCAAAGACATCGAGGCCACTACCAACCACGATGTGAAGGCCATTGAGTACTTCATTAAAGAGAGCATTAGCGACCACAGCGAACTGGCGACAGTCTCGGAGTTTGTCCACTTTGCCTGTACCTCCGAGGACATCAATAATCTGTCCCATGCCCTGATGCTGCGGGAAGGTCGCGCCGAACTGCTGCGCCACTGCGACGAGATTATCGACAAACTGGCCAGCCAGGCCCGGGAATTTGCCGAGGTGCCGATGCTGTCCCGCACCCATGGCCAAACCGCCAGCCCCACCACCATGGGCAAAGAGTTGGCCAACGTCGTAGCGCGTCTGCGCCGTCAACGCCAGAGCATTGCCGATGTGGCGCTGCTGGGCAAAATCAATGGCGCCGTGGGCAATTACAACGCCCACCTGTCCGCCTACCCGGAAGTGGACTGGGAACAACACGCTCAGCAATTCGTGACTTCGCTGGGATTGGAATGGAACCCCTACACCACTCAGATTGAGCCCCACGATTATATTGCCGAACTGTTCGATGGCGTCGCCCGTTTTAACACCATCCTGATCGACCTGGACCGGGATATCTGGGCCTATATCTCACTGGGCTACTTCAAGCAAAAAACCGTGGCCGGCGAAGTGGGCTCTTCCACCATGCCCCACAAGGTTAACCCCATCGATTTCGAGAACTCCGAAGGCAACCTGGGCATCGCCAATGCGGTGTTAAATCACTTGGCGGCCAAACTGCCGATTTCCCGCTGGCAACGGGACCTCACCGACTCCACGGTATTGCGCAACATGGGTGTGGGCTTCGCCTACAGCCTGATTGCCTACCAGGCCACCATGAAGGGCCTGGGCAAGTTGGAAATCAACCCGGCTCGCATTGCCGAGGATCTGGACGCCAGTTGGGAAGTGCTGGCCGAGCCCATCCAGACGGTAATGCGCCGCTACGGGGTCGAGTCGCCCTACGAAAAACTCAAGGCATTGACCCGGGGTCAGTCTATAAACCAGCAGACCCTGGCCACCTTTATCGACTCTCTGGAAATCCCCGAGGCCGCCAAAGCGGAACTGCGTGCCCTCACCCCGGCGAGCTACATCGGTAACGCAGCGGCCCAGGCCAAGCGCATTTAG
- the mnmA gene encoding tRNA 2-thiouridine(34) synthase MnmA, whose translation MDTTATMAKAPEDTKVIVGMSGGVDSSVAALLLQQQGYQVEGLFMKNWNEDDGTEYCTAMVDLADAAAVCKKLDIYLHTANFANEYWDNVFEHFLSEYRAGRTPNPDILCNKEIKFRAFLDHAVTLGGDYIATGHYARRRAITENNAQLLKGLDPEKDQSYFLHAVSGRELARTLFPVGELEKPAVRALAEQHGLVTHNKKDSTGICFIGERRFKDFLQQYLPAQPGDIETLEGEILGRHSGLMYHTIGQRQGLGIGGVRDAGDAPWYVVDKDLQRNVLLVAQGKQHPRLFKGALTASELHWVEGSEPELPLRCMAKTRYRQPDQACRLEKSDEGYTVVFDQPQRAVTPGQSVVFYQDDICLGGGIIEGGFNP comes from the coding sequence ATGGATACCACTGCAACCATGGCAAAGGCCCCTGAAGACACCAAAGTGATTGTCGGCATGTCCGGCGGCGTCGACTCCTCAGTGGCCGCCCTCCTCCTTCAACAACAGGGTTACCAGGTTGAAGGCCTGTTTATGAAGAACTGGAACGAGGACGACGGTACCGAGTACTGCACAGCGATGGTGGATTTGGCCGACGCCGCAGCAGTGTGCAAAAAGCTGGATATTTATCTGCACACCGCCAATTTTGCTAACGAGTACTGGGACAACGTCTTCGAGCATTTCCTGTCCGAGTATCGCGCTGGCCGTACCCCTAACCCGGATATTCTCTGTAACAAAGAGATCAAATTCCGCGCTTTTCTCGATCACGCCGTGACCCTGGGAGGCGATTATATCGCCACCGGACACTACGCCCGACGCCGCGCCATAACCGAAAACAACGCTCAACTCCTCAAGGGACTGGACCCGGAAAAAGACCAGAGTTACTTCCTGCACGCGGTGTCCGGCCGGGAGCTGGCCCGCACCCTGTTTCCAGTGGGCGAGCTGGAAAAGCCGGCAGTGCGCGCCTTGGCCGAACAGCACGGTCTGGTCACCCACAACAAAAAGGACAGCACCGGTATTTGTTTTATCGGCGAGCGGCGCTTCAAAGACTTTTTGCAGCAATATCTCCCCGCTCAACCCGGCGATATCGAAACCCTGGAGGGCGAAATTCTGGGCCGCCACAGCGGCCTGATGTACCACACCATTGGCCAGCGCCAGGGCCTGGGTATTGGCGGTGTTAGAGATGCCGGCGACGCGCCCTGGTATGTGGTGGATAAGGATCTACAGCGCAACGTATTGCTGGTGGCCCAAGGCAAGCAGCACCCGCGGTTGTTTAAAGGGGCGCTGACCGCCAGCGAGCTGCATTGGGTCGAAGGCAGTGAGCCGGAACTGCCACTGCGCTGCATGGCCAAAACCCGCTACCGCCAGCCCGATCAAGCCTGCCGGCTGGAAAAAAGCGATGAAGGTTACACCGTGGTCTTCGATCAGCCTCAGCGCGCCGTTACCCCGGGCCAGTCGGTGGTGTTTTATCAGGACGATATTTGTTTGGGGGGTGGGATTATCGAGGGAGGCTTTAACCCGTGA
- a CDS encoding pseudouridine synthase yields the protein MSELILFNKPFRVMSQFTDDQGRATLADYIKISGIYPAGRLDYDSEGLMALTDDGKLQSAISHPQAKRSKTYWVQVDGDIDEAALAQLRRGVDLKDGPTLPAEAQRIEEPKDLWPRQPPVRYRANIPTSWLQLTITEGRNRQVRRMTAAVGFPTLRLVRAAIGDWQLGDLPPGQYRRVSLSSDELKQLIPPPRPASRPGQKRGAKKRYSSGAGKGRPAAAGRRGRVGK from the coding sequence GTGTCTGAGCTAATTCTTTTTAATAAACCCTTTCGAGTGATGAGCCAGTTCACCGACGATCAGGGCCGTGCCACTCTTGCCGATTACATCAAGATAAGCGGCATTTATCCAGCCGGTCGCCTGGACTATGACTCCGAGGGTCTGATGGCACTGACGGATGACGGCAAGCTGCAAAGCGCCATCAGTCACCCACAAGCCAAGCGATCCAAGACCTACTGGGTGCAGGTAGACGGCGATATCGACGAAGCCGCCCTCGCCCAGCTCCGCCGGGGCGTCGACCTAAAAGATGGCCCGACCTTGCCCGCCGAGGCGCAGCGTATTGAAGAGCCAAAGGACCTCTGGCCGCGACAGCCGCCGGTGCGCTATCGCGCCAATATTCCGACTTCCTGGTTGCAACTCACCATCACCGAAGGCCGCAATCGCCAGGTCCGTAGAATGACGGCGGCAGTGGGCTTCCCCACCCTGCGCCTGGTGCGCGCAGCCATTGGCGATTGGCAACTCGGTGATTTGCCGCCGGGACAATACCGTCGGGTGAGCCTGTCCAGCGATGAGCTGAAACAACTGATTCCCCCGCCCAGGCCAGCTTCCCGTCCAGGCCAGAAGCGCGGCGCTAAAAAACGCTACAGCTCTGGAGCCGGCAAGGGCCGTCCAGCGGCTGCGGGGCGGCGAGGACGTGTAGGAAAATAG
- the aat gene encoding leucyl/phenylalanyl-tRNA--protein transferase — translation MPRNSSTAWNKPASMSTIPWLDPESLHFPDVSQALEDPNGLLAVGGDLSPARLLEAYQHGIFPWYESPQPILWWSPSPRAVLLPDGVYINRSLRKTLKRGGYAVTADRAFDDVVSACAELSPKRPGTWITRDMRRAYQRMFELGWAHSIEVWYGDELAGGLYGLAIGRVFFGESMFSRRRDGSKIALVHLCQLLQARGFVLIDCQVGNDYLYSMGAQDMERDEFQGILQRHAVVADTPREAWQDIAPYPMSEPE, via the coding sequence AGCCCGCCTCGATGTCCACCATCCCCTGGCTTGACCCGGAGAGTCTGCATTTCCCGGATGTCAGCCAGGCTCTGGAAGACCCCAACGGCCTGTTGGCAGTGGGCGGTGACCTAAGCCCCGCCCGTCTGCTTGAGGCCTATCAACACGGTATCTTCCCCTGGTACGAATCACCGCAACCGATATTGTGGTGGTCTCCCAGCCCCCGTGCGGTGCTACTTCCCGACGGCGTCTACATCAATCGCAGCCTGCGTAAAACCCTTAAGCGTGGCGGGTATGCCGTTACGGCTGACCGCGCCTTTGACGACGTGGTATCGGCCTGCGCAGAACTCAGCCCCAAGCGGCCAGGCACCTGGATTACCCGGGATATGCGCCGCGCCTATCAACGTATGTTTGAACTGGGCTGGGCTCACTCCATCGAAGTTTGGTACGGTGATGAACTGGCAGGTGGGCTCTACGGCTTGGCCATAGGCCGGGTATTTTTTGGTGAGTCGATGTTTAGCCGGCGCCGGGACGGGTCGAAGATCGCACTGGTACATTTGTGCCAGCTGCTGCAGGCTCGGGGATTTGTTTTAATAGACTGCCAGGTGGGCAACGACTACCTGTACAGTATGGGAGCTCAGGATATGGAGCGAGATGAGTTTCAGGGCATTTTGCAGCGTCACGCCGTGGTGGCCGATACACCCCGGGAGGCCTGGCAGGATATTGCTCCCTATCCGATGAGCGAGCCGGAGTAA
- the icd gene encoding NADP-dependent isocitrate dehydrogenase yields the protein MGYQHIKVPGEGEKITVNTDLTLNVPDRPIIPFIEGDGIGVDISPVMIKVVDAAVEKAYSGQKAISWMEIYTGEKAAELYDGDWFPAETLDAIKEYSVAIKGPLTTPVGGGFRSLNVALRQELDLYVCQRPVRWFEGVPSPVKEPGKTNMVIFRENSEDIYAGIEWQAGTPEADKVINFMQEEMGVTKIRFPQNCGIGVKPVSEEGTKRLVRKAIQYTIDQDLPSLTLVHKGNIMKFTEGSFKNWGYELAMEEFGGELLDGGPWVKMKNPNTGKEIIIKDVIADAMLQQVLLRPDEYSVIATLNLNGDYLSDALAAQVGGIGIAPGANLSDNVALFEATHGTAPKYTGQDKVNPGSLILSAEMMLRHLGWNEAADLIINGMNGAIQAKTVTYDFERLMDGATLLKCSEFGDAIIKNM from the coding sequence ATGGGATACCAACATATCAAGGTACCTGGTGAGGGCGAGAAAATCACCGTTAATACGGATCTCACCCTGAATGTACCCGATCGGCCAATTATTCCTTTTATCGAAGGTGATGGCATCGGGGTCGACATTTCTCCGGTAATGATCAAAGTCGTCGACGCTGCTGTAGAAAAAGCGTACTCCGGCCAAAAAGCGATCAGCTGGATGGAGATCTACACTGGCGAAAAAGCCGCCGAGCTTTACGACGGCGACTGGTTCCCGGCCGAAACGCTGGACGCAATCAAAGAATATTCTGTGGCCATCAAAGGCCCCCTGACCACACCGGTTGGCGGCGGTTTCCGCTCGCTGAACGTTGCACTGCGTCAGGAATTGGACCTGTATGTCTGCCAACGCCCTGTGCGCTGGTTTGAAGGGGTACCATCGCCGGTTAAAGAGCCCGGCAAAACCAACATGGTGATCTTCCGCGAAAACTCCGAGGACATCTACGCCGGCATCGAGTGGCAAGCTGGCACTCCGGAAGCTGACAAAGTGATCAATTTCATGCAGGAAGAAATGGGTGTCACCAAAATCCGCTTCCCGCAGAATTGTGGTATCGGCGTTAAGCCGGTGTCGGAAGAGGGCACCAAGCGCCTGGTTCGCAAAGCGATTCAATACACCATCGACCAAGACCTGCCTTCACTGACCCTGGTGCACAAAGGCAACATCATGAAGTTCACCGAAGGCTCCTTTAAGAACTGGGGCTACGAATTGGCGATGGAAGAGTTCGGTGGTGAGCTGCTGGACGGCGGCCCCTGGGTGAAAATGAAAAACCCCAACACCGGTAAAGAAATCATCATCAAAGATGTGATCGCCGACGCCATGCTGCAGCAAGTGCTGCTGCGCCCGGATGAGTACAGCGTTATCGCCACCCTCAACTTGAACGGTGACTACCTGTCAGACGCATTGGCGGCTCAGGTCGGCGGTATCGGTATCGCCCCCGGCGCCAACCTTAGCGACAACGTGGCGCTGTTTGAGGCCACCCACGGCACCGCACCGAAGTACACCGGTCAGGACAAGGTTAACCCCGGTTCACTGATCCTGTCTGCGGAAATGATGCTGCGTCACTTGGGTTGGAACGAGGCTGCTGATCTGATCATCAACGGTATGAACGGCGCCATCCAGGCCAAAACCGTGACCTATGACTTTGAGCGTTTGATGGACGGGGCAACCCTGCTGAAGTGCTCTGAGTTTGGTGACGCCATTATCAAGAATATGTAA
- the clpS gene encoding ATP-dependent Clp protease adapter ClpS, protein MSDDTDPDIGHGVAVQESEPTLKKPPMFRVVLLNDDYTPMEFVVEVLEDFFYMDRQQATQVMLTVHTQGKGVCGIFTRDIAETKAAMVNQYARDNGHPLLAETEEGGDAD, encoded by the coding sequence ATGAGTGACGACACAGACCCGGATATCGGTCACGGTGTCGCGGTTCAAGAATCTGAACCCACTCTGAAAAAACCGCCCATGTTCAGGGTGGTGCTTTTGAACGATGACTATACTCCTATGGAGTTTGTGGTGGAGGTGCTGGAGGATTTCTTTTATATGGATCGCCAGCAGGCCACCCAAGTAATGTTGACAGTGCATACCCAAGGAAAAGGCGTATGTGGCATTTTTACCAGGGATATTGCCGAAACCAAGGCGGCAATGGTCAACCAGTATGCCCGGGATAACGGTCATCCGCTGTTGGCAGAGACCGAAGAGGGCGGAGATGCGGATTAG
- a CDS encoding cold shock domain-containing protein: protein MQTGVVKWFNNAKGYGFILSEGGGDEVFAHYSAISMEGYKTLKAGQTVNFDAEMGPKGLHAVTIETDDATHTSDT, encoded by the coding sequence ATGCAAACCGGTGTTGTAAAGTGGTTCAATAACGCCAAGGGCTATGGGTTTATTCTTTCCGAAGGTGGTGGTGATGAGGTCTTCGCTCACTATTCCGCCATTTCTATGGAAGGCTATAAAACCCTGAAAGCCGGGCAAACGGTCAACTTTGACGCGGAAATGGGCCCCAAGGGCCTGCACGCTGTCACAATTGAAACCGACGACGCTACTCATACCTCAGATACGTAG
- the clpA gene encoding ATP-dependent Clp protease ATP-binding subunit ClpA: MLSKDLETTLSQAFKSARSRRHEFMTVEHLLLALADNEAAVKVLLACGADLTQLKGDLSEFVEATTPRIPDDDVERDTQPTLGFQRVLQRAVFHVQSSGKEEVTGANVLVAIFSEQESQAVYFLKSQSVNRLDVVNFITHGISKVSGAEGMDPEQQAEQEMGGEDPEQRPLENFATNLNEEARMGRIDPLIGRADEVERVAQILTRRRKNNPLLVGESGVGKTAIAEGLAKRIVDEDVPEVLLKSVVYSLDMGALLAGTKYRGDFEKRLKGLLNDLKKREGAILFIDEIHTIIGAGAASGGVMDASNLLKPLLSSGQMRCIGSTTFQEYRGIFDKDRALSRRFQKVDVNEPSVEDSFLILKGLKSRFEEHHDLKYTDAALRTAAELSARHITDRFLPDKAIDVIDEAGAYQRLQKPEDRVDTIDVPEIEAVVAKIARIPPKSVSSDDKASLAKLEDNLRMVVFGQDQAITELSASIKLARAGLRAGDKPIGSFLLAGPTGVGKTEVCRQLAKLLGLELIRFDMSEYMERHTVSRLIGAPPGYVGFDQGGLLTDAVTKHPHSVVLLDEIEKAHPDLFNLLLQVMDHGSLTDNNGRKADFRNVILVMTTNAGAENISRRSIGFTEQDHHTDAQEAIEKLFTPEFRNRLDSVINFGPLPEEVVLTVVDKFLVELQSQLDDKKVVLHVNDDARRWLVEKGYDKAMGARPMARVIQEHIKKPLAELVLFGELENDGGTVEVSVEGDGLKVSAEKVAEADPA, translated from the coding sequence ATGTTGAGTAAAGATCTCGAAACCACCCTCAGCCAGGCATTCAAATCGGCCCGCAGCCGCCGACACGAATTTATGACGGTGGAGCACTTGCTGCTCGCCCTCGCCGACAACGAGGCCGCAGTCAAAGTCCTTTTGGCCTGTGGCGCTGACCTCACCCAGCTCAAAGGGGATCTCAGCGAATTTGTGGAGGCGACCACCCCGCGCATACCCGACGACGACGTGGAGCGGGATACCCAGCCCACTCTGGGATTTCAGCGCGTTCTGCAACGCGCCGTGTTCCACGTGCAGTCCTCCGGGAAAGAAGAAGTCACCGGCGCCAATGTACTGGTGGCGATCTTCAGTGAACAAGAAAGCCAAGCGGTCTATTTCCTCAAGTCCCAGAGCGTGAATCGCCTGGACGTGGTCAATTTCATCACCCACGGCATTTCCAAAGTGTCCGGCGCCGAGGGCATGGATCCCGAGCAGCAAGCCGAGCAAGAGATGGGCGGCGAAGATCCGGAACAACGGCCGCTGGAAAATTTTGCGACCAATCTCAATGAAGAGGCCCGTATGGGCCGGATTGACCCCTTGATCGGCCGTGCCGATGAGGTCGAGAGGGTCGCACAAATCCTCACCCGTCGCCGCAAAAACAACCCGCTTTTGGTGGGTGAATCCGGTGTGGGTAAAACTGCCATCGCCGAGGGACTGGCCAAACGCATCGTCGATGAAGATGTGCCCGAAGTGCTGTTGAAAAGCGTGGTGTATTCACTGGATATGGGCGCACTGCTGGCCGGCACCAAATACCGGGGTGATTTTGAGAAGCGCCTCAAAGGTCTGCTTAACGATCTGAAAAAGCGGGAAGGCGCGATTCTCTTTATTGACGAAATTCACACCATTATCGGCGCGGGTGCCGCCTCCGGTGGCGTCATGGACGCCTCCAATTTGCTCAAGCCGCTACTAAGCTCCGGTCAGATGCGCTGCATCGGCTCCACGACCTTCCAGGAGTACCGGGGCATTTTTGACAAGGACCGGGCGTTGAGCCGCCGTTTCCAAAAGGTCGATGTCAACGAGCCCTCAGTGGAAGACAGCTTCCTGATTCTCAAGGGCTTGAAGTCGCGGTTTGAAGAGCACCACGATCTCAAATACACCGATGCCGCTCTGCGCACTGCGGCGGAGCTGTCGGCACGTCACATCACCGATCGCTTCCTGCCCGACAAGGCCATCGATGTGATCGATGAGGCCGGTGCATACCAACGGCTGCAAAAACCAGAAGATCGAGTCGACACTATTGATGTACCGGAAATCGAGGCCGTAGTCGCCAAGATCGCCCGCATCCCGCCAAAAAGCGTGTCTTCCGACGACAAGGCTTCATTGGCCAAGCTGGAGGACAACCTCAGAATGGTGGTCTTCGGTCAAGACCAGGCCATCACTGAGCTCAGTGCCTCCATCAAGTTGGCCCGAGCCGGCCTGCGCGCCGGCGACAAGCCCATTGGCTCCTTCCTGCTGGCCGGTCCCACCGGGGTGGGCAAGACCGAGGTATGCCGCCAGCTGGCCAAGCTACTGGGGCTGGAGCTGATCCGCTTTGATATGTCGGAATACATGGAACGGCACACCGTGTCACGATTGATCGGTGCGCCTCCAGGCTATGTGGGCTTCGATCAGGGAGGTCTGTTGACCGATGCCGTCACCAAACACCCTCATTCCGTGGTGTTGTTGGACGAAATCGAAAAGGCTCACCCGGATCTGTTCAATCTGCTGCTTCAGGTTATGGACCACGGCTCGCTGACGGATAATAACGGTCGCAAAGCCGATTTCCGCAATGTGATTTTGGTAATGACCACCAATGCCGGCGCGGAGAACATCAGCCGCCGTTCTATTGGTTTTACCGAGCAGGACCACCACACCGATGCCCAGGAAGCCATCGAGAAACTGTTCACGCCGGAATTCCGCAATCGCCTCGACAGTGTGATCAACTTTGGGCCGCTTCCCGAGGAGGTGGTACTGACCGTGGTAGACAAATTCCTGGTGGAATTGCAGTCACAACTGGATGACAAAAAGGTGGTGCTGCACGTCAACGACGACGCCCGCCGCTGGCTGGTGGAGAAGGGCTACGACAAAGCCATGGGCGCTCGCCCGATGGCCCGGGTCATTCAGGAGCACATCAAAAAACCGCTGGCCGAGTTGGTACTCTTTGGCGAGCTGGAGAACGACGGTGGCACAGTGGAAGTCAGCGTCGAAGGCGACGGCTTGAAAGTCTCGGCGGAGAAAGTGGCGGAGGCCGATCCTGCGTGA